Part of the Janibacter alkaliphilus genome is shown below.
GGCCAGGGAGGCGGCCCTCGAGGTTAGAGAGGGCCCGTGGCCGCAGTTCTACTGGAACAACAGCCGCGAGAGGAAGACAGGCGAGGGCGAGCTCCGCTACAAGACGTATCTAAGCGACGTTGCGGTCGGGGTCGTCCCGACCACGTTTTGGGCCGACGACGACTTCGAAACCGTGGACTTGGGGTCAGCCTCTTGGGAACACGAGGAGTCGGCCACCTCTGATGCAGGCGTAAAGGAGCTCAATGCAGTCGTCGGCCGTGGGCACGGCTTCGAGACGGTCAAACCGCTAAGGCTGATCACGAAGATCATCCAACTCTGGTGCCCGAACGATGGCGTCGTCCTGGACCCCTTCGCCGGCTCGGGGACCACCGGGCACGCGGTACTGATGCTGAACAGAGAGGCGGGCACGACGCGCCGGTTCATCTTGATCGAGCAAGGCAGACCGGATAACGGTGACTCATACGCGCGCACACTGACGGCCGACCGTATGCGCAGGGTGGTGGACGGTGCTTGGGCAAGCAAGAGGAAGCGCCCGCCCCTGGGTAGTGGATTCACCTTTAAGTCACTTGAGAAGAAGGTCGATGCCAAGACGCTGTTGATGATGGAGCGCGACGAGATGATCGACACGGTGATCGCGTCCCACTCCAGCACCGGAAGCCGACGCAACGCTGTGCTCATCCCGCTCGGCGACAACGAGGAGCCCTATACCTACCTGGTGGCGAGGAATGCAAGCAACGAAGGCATTTATCTCGTGTGGTCCGGTGCGGGCTCAAACACTGACCTGACGGAGGAGGCCTACGAGGAGATCACCGAGGAGGCCGAGGCGGCGGGGCTGGCGGACGTGTACCACGTCTACAGCCGCCGGAACCTCATCGTCACCGACGACGTGGTCTGGTACCAGATCCCGGACCGCATACTGTCCGACTTCGGGCTGGACGTCCGGACAGAGTCCTTCACCGAGGAGGGATGACCTTGGCCATGGAGCTATTCCAGTTCCAGCAGGACGCGGCCTCCCAGATGGCCGATCGTTTCGTCGACTACGCCGACGAGCCCATCGTGATGGGCAGGCGAGCGAGTGCGCGGGACGTGCCGTTCTACCAGGCGCTCTCGTCCATCACCGGATCTGGCAAGACCGCGATCCTGGCCCAAGCGGTCAGCGAGATCGTCGCCCTGTCGGAGATCCCGCCGGTCATCCTGTGGCTGTCCAAGGGCAAGGTCGTCGTCCAGCAGAGCTATGCGAACCTGGCCGACGGCGGTAAGTACGACCACCTCCTGCCGGACATCACGGTGAGACTGCTCAGCGAGTACGACCCCGAAGATGTCGCCAACTCGTCGGAGGCGCTGCTCTACTTCGCTACCGTCGGCACGTTCAATCAGAGGGACCGCGAGAACAGCAATCTGCGGATCTTCGCGTTCGACACCGACGACATCGAGTCGACCCGATGGGAGGCTCTCAAAGCCCGCGAGACCGCCGACGGTCAGCGGCGGCCGCTTGTGGTCGTATACGACGAGGCGCAGAACCTCAGTGACCAGCAGACGACGCTGCTGCTCGAGCAGCAGCCGGCTGTGTTCCTCCTCGCCAGTGCGACCCTGAGGTTCCCGGCACAGTTCGACACGGAGGTCATTCAGCCGCTGCGCCAGCAGGGCGGGTACAAGGACGAGGACCTCATCACTTCGGTGCGATCCTCGACCGTGGTCGCCTCAGGCCTCGTCAAGGGAATGATCTCTCTCGATGGCCTCAACGCACCCATGGAAGAGACTGTCTCTGAGATGCTCTCGGACATGCGGGAGGCGGAGGAGGACGCGAAGGCCGAGGGCCTCTCGTTCGTGCCGAAGGCGATCTACGTCTGCAACACCAACGTGCTCGCTCACGACGCCAGCCAGACCGACGATCCCAAGCAGCCGTTCGACCAGCGGCAGGCACCTCCGATCCTCATCTGGCGCTACCTCACCGAGCAGTGCGGCGTGCCCGCCGAGGAGGTCGCCGTGTACGCGGACCTCAAGACCCACAAGGACTTCCCGCTTCCTGCGGACTTCACACTGTTGAGCGGCGGAGAGCGAGACTACGAGGAGTTTGTCGCCGGCGACTACCGGCACATCATCTTCAACCAGACGCTTCAGGAGGGCTGGGACGATCCCAGCGTCTACTTCGCTTACGTCGACCGAACTATGGACTCGTCGGTGCAGATCACCCAGGTCGTCGGTCGGGTCCTGCGTCAGCCGGGAGCGACACACTACGAGTCCGATCACCTGAACACGGCGCACTTCTACGTTCGGGTCGACCGTAACGATTCCTTTTCGCAGGTCGTCGACGAGGTGCGTCGCGGCCTCGGCGGAGACGCGCCGGAGGTGCGTATTCTCACCTCGCCGCCGGGGTCCGAGGAGCCGGAGAGCCTGGTGCCCAAGGAATGGCGCACGGTGCCGCGTACGGCCATCGATAACAAGCCGACGCTCCGTCCTGTCGAGAAGGTGCTGGCGAAGGTCCACGACTACTCGCAGGACGCGCTGAACACGCGGGGCAAGGGCCGGCGTCGTACTGTCCGTCAGGAGATCGGCTCTGACGAGGCGGCCGACACCGAGTGGGTGGACTTCGAGCAGTCCAACCGTGTCAATGCTCGCTGGGTGTTCCGGCGCGAGGTGGCTCGCAGATACCGGCCGGCCCTGATGGTGATGAACACGGACGAGTCCAAGTTCGACGCCAGGGTCGGGGTGGGCAGCAGCGCCTACTCGGCGCTGGCCGAAAACGCCGCCGACGCCGTCGACGAGTACCTGCGGTACGCGGTGGTCAAGCAGCTAAAACCCAAGCCGTACGCGGTCGGTAGCACCCTGGTGCGCCGCAGCGGGATGGACACCTTCAGGAACGCACTCCACGAGGGGTATGACGGGCTCAACGAACTCGAAAGGCGCTTCGCCCGCGCGATTGACGAGACCGGTCTGCCGTGGGCGCGCAACCGATCGCAGACCGGATACAAAATACCGCTCGTCTCCATCGGCCAGACGGTCTGGTTCTTCCCCGACTTCCTGGTGTGGACGGGGGAGAGGGTGATCTGCGTCGACACGAAGGGCAGCCACCTCGTCGAGAGCGAGGGTCGCCGGAAACTCCTTTCCATCCGGCCCCACATGGACGTGCCGACCACCGTCGAGGTCAAGTTCGTGTCTGAGGGCACATGGAAACCCGACGGAACACCTGACGGCAAGGACGGCTTCTCCCTGCTGGAACTCGGGAGCGGGCGTGACTTCAAGCAGCTCCCGTTCGACGACCTCGAAGAGCTCGCCAGATCGTTCCGGGCAGACGTTTCCTGGCCCGAAGGCGTTGCTGTCGAGAGTGATGCGCCGGGGCATGGCGAGTCAAGGCGAGGCAGTCGAGCTGAGACGTCGACCACGTTGGACACCTTGAACGAGCGAAAGGGTCCCTGATGATCAAGTCGGCGAACCAATACCCGGTTCACACGCTCTTCAGTCACGAAGGCAATGTGCTGTATCGGATCCCTCCCTACCAGCGCGAGTACTCTTGGTACAAGGCTCAGTGGGAAGACCTCTTTGAGGACTTGATCGAGGCTGACAGTTCGCACTTCCTGGGTACCGTAATCACCCTTGACCAGACGACTGACACTTTCGAGGGTAACATTCTGCAAGTCATCGACGGCCAACAGCGTCTGACGACCCTGACGCTCCTGCTGGCGGCAGTGCACTCGGTGCTCAAGGAGCACATCGAGGAGCTCGACGACGACGCCCGGACCGACGTCACTAACCTCGGACGTAAACTGGTGCGGAAGGCCGACGGTCAGCCCAGGGTGACGCCCCAGAAGCAGGGCCTCAACCTGTTCGACTACCTGAAGGTGCTCGAGGAGGCTGGTCTGCCCGTCGAGGGCGAGCGGAAGCCATACTACCCCAGCCGCCGAATCGCAAAGTGTTACCGCTACTTCCGTTCGGCCATTGAGAGGCTGGCCGAAACGGAGGAGCTGACCGAGACGGAGGCCGCGTTAAAGGTTCATGGAGCAGC
Proteins encoded:
- a CDS encoding DEAD/DEAH box helicase family protein, coding for MTLAMELFQFQQDAASQMADRFVDYADEPIVMGRRASARDVPFYQALSSITGSGKTAILAQAVSEIVALSEIPPVILWLSKGKVVVQQSYANLADGGKYDHLLPDITVRLLSEYDPEDVANSSEALLYFATVGTFNQRDRENSNLRIFAFDTDDIESTRWEALKARETADGQRRPLVVVYDEAQNLSDQQTTLLLEQQPAVFLLASATLRFPAQFDTEVIQPLRQQGGYKDEDLITSVRSSTVVASGLVKGMISLDGLNAPMEETVSEMLSDMREAEEDAKAEGLSFVPKAIYVCNTNVLAHDASQTDDPKQPFDQRQAPPILIWRYLTEQCGVPAEEVAVYADLKTHKDFPLPADFTLLSGGERDYEEFVAGDYRHIIFNQTLQEGWDDPSVYFAYVDRTMDSSVQITQVVGRVLRQPGATHYESDHLNTAHFYVRVDRNDSFSQVVDEVRRGLGGDAPEVRILTSPPGSEEPESLVPKEWRTVPRTAIDNKPTLRPVEKVLAKVHDYSQDALNTRGKGRRRTVRQEIGSDEAADTEWVDFEQSNRVNARWVFRREVARRYRPALMVMNTDESKFDARVGVGSSAYSALAENAADAVDEYLRYAVVKQLKPKPYAVGSTLVRRSGMDTFRNALHEGYDGLNELERRFARAIDETGLPWARNRSQTGYKIPLVSIGQTVWFFPDFLVWTGERVICVDTKGSHLVESEGRRKLLSIRPHMDVPTTVEVKFVSEGTWKPDGTPDGKDGFSLLELGSGRDFKQLPFDDLEELARSFRADVSWPEGVAVESDAPGHGESRRGSRAETSTTLDTLNERKGP